Proteins found in one Mangifera indica cultivar Alphonso chromosome 15, CATAS_Mindica_2.1, whole genome shotgun sequence genomic segment:
- the LOC123197420 gene encoding T-complex protein 1 subunit gamma, with product MHAPVLVLKDSLKRETGTRVHHVNIQASKAVTDIIRTTLGPRSMLKMLLDASGGIVVTNDGNAILRELDLAHPAAKSMIELSRTQDEEVGDGTTSVIVLAGEMLHVAEEFIDKNYHPTVICRAYNKALEDAVAVLDKIAMPIDTKDRATMLGLVKSCIGTKFTSQFGDLIADLAINATTTVGVDLGQGLREVDIKKYIKVEKVPGGQLEDSRVLKGVMFNKDVVAPGKMRRKIVNPRIILLDSPVEYKKGENQTNAELVKEEDWAVLLKMEEEYIENLCMQILKFKPDLVITEKGLSDLACHYLSKAGVSAIRRLRKTDNNRIAKACGAVIVNRPDELQESDVGTGAGLFEVKKIGDEFFAFIVDCKDPKACTVLLRGASKDLLNEVERNLQDAMSVARNIIKNPKLVPGGGATELTVSATLKQKSSSIEGIEKWPYEAAAIAFEAIPRTLAQNCGVNVIRTMTALQGKHANAENAWVGIDGNTGAIADMKERKIWDAYNVKAQTFKTAIEAACMLLRIDDIVSGIKKKQAPGAGQAPSKPTIETEADADGEQILPD from the exons ATGCACGCTCCAGTACTCGTTCTTA AGGATTCGTTGAAGCGCGAGACTGGAACTAGGGTTCACCATGTCAATATTCAGGCTTCCAAG GCTGTTACTGACATCATTCGTACAACCTTGGGTCCACGATCCATGTTGAAGATGCTTCTTGATGCAAGTGGAG GAATTGTAGTTACTAATGATGGGAATGCTATTCTTCGTGAGCTTGATCTTGCACATCCAGCAGCTAAG TCGATGATTGAGTTAAGCCGCACTCAGGATGAAGAAGTAGGAGACGGAACAACTTCTGTCATTGTCCTTG CTGGTGAAATGCTTCATGTTGCCGAAGAGTTCATTGACAAAAATTATCATCCTACGGTTATCTGCAGAG cTTACAACAAAGCTTTGGAAGATGCTGTTGCTGTGCTTGATAAAATTGCGATGCCCATTGATACTAAGGATC GTGCAACAATGTTAGGACTGGTTAAGAGTTGCATAGGCACAAAGTTCACCAGTCAGTTTGGTGATTTAATTGCA GATTTAGCTATCAATGCCACCACAACAGTTGGTGTTGATCTTGGCCAAGGGTTGAGGGAGGTGGATATTAAGAAGTACATTAAAGTTGAGAAGGTCCCTGGTGGTCAGTTGGAAGATTCTAGGGTTCTAAAAGGAGTTATGTTTAATAAAGATGTTGTTGCCCCTGGTAAAATGAGAAGAAAGATTGTCAACCCTCGTATTATACTTCTTGATTCTCCTGTTGAATACAAGAAAGGGGAAAACCAAACAAATGCTGAGTTGGTTAAGGAAGAAGATTGGGCAGTCCTCTTGAAAATGGAAGAGGAATATATTGAAAACCTCTGCATGCAGATACTGAAGTTCAAACCAGACTTGGTAATTACAGAAAAGGGGCTAAGTGATTTGGCATGCCATTATCTCAGCAAGGCTGGTGTTAGTGCGATCAGGAGGCTAAGGAAGACAGACAACAACCGAATTGCCAAAGCTTGTGGTGCTGTTATTGTGAACAGACCAGATGAATTGCAGGAGTCTGATGTTGGTACTGGGGCTGGCTTATTTGAGGTTAAGAAAATTGGAGATGAATTCTTTGCGTTCATTGTAGATTGCAAAGATCCAAAGGCTTGTACTGTTCTTTTAAGAGGTGCTAGTAAGGATCTCCTGAATGAAGTGGAAAGAAATCTTCAG GATGCTATGTCTGTGGCAAGAAATATAATCAAGAATCCAAAACTTGTTCCTGGTGGTGGAGCAACAGAGTTAACAGTATCAGCCACTTTGAAGCAAAAGAGTTCATCAATTGAAGGAATTGAAAAG TGGCCATACGAAGCTGCTGCAATTGCCTTTGAAGCTATACCACGGACATTGGCACAAAATTGTGGGGTTAATGTGATTCGGACCATGACTGCCTTGCAAGGGAAG CATGCAAATGCTGAAAATGCTTGGGTTGGCATAGATGGAAACACTGGTGCGATAGCTGACATGAAAGAGCGAAAG ATCTGGGATGCATACAATGTGAAAGCACAAACTTTTAAGACAGCAATTGAAGCTGCCTGCATGCTTTTGAGGATTGATGACATTGTAAGTGGGATTAAGAAGAAGCAGGCCCCTGGCGCTGGCCAGGCACCATCAAAACCCACAATTGAGACAGAAGCAGATGCTGATGGTGAGCAAATACTTCCTGACTAA